A genomic window from Balaenoptera acutorostrata chromosome 20, mBalAcu1.1, whole genome shotgun sequence includes:
- the TEPSIN gene encoding AP-4 complex accessory subunit tepsin isoform X3: MAATVPLRDRLSFLHRLPILLKGTSDDDVPCPGYLFEEITKISHESLGSSQCLLEYLLSRLQSGSGRVKLKVLKIMLHLCGHGSSSFLLILKRNPAFIQEAAGLLLRALVSLPLLEGLWEDGTGEAVGRGGALACRDPGDSFHGTPGSSPREQLVPEGAGGCPGLGGCLVLGRLVTSASLPAAQGPASSRYASMGSQSRPQSALQGFGYSKERGHTGSAGEAFLSTIQKAAEVVASAMRPGPESPSSQRSLLRAMRHQPGQAGGGWDELDSSPNSQDSSQENDDLGKASDSGSPSGSDSPSGASRAPSDLAERVEAMTLSDCQQELSLVQTVTRGPHCFLSREEVQHFVKECGLLNCEAVLELLIRHLGATSERMQMRALGAIASLGCTDLLSQERVLLLARPRLQELSMGSPGPVTNKATKVTRQLDAGKVPICVTAGGEQERCSWNDTRTAILRHFEASCRQWPPARRPPAEPGPAVTRVGPSDLLTDTLPFTEGQAFLQPLSSALFSSKDTAPPSGLQPGPVPPTSLDGCPLPAHADAREAKTKLAGSREQEAGSERGPFGTDTAKGGPELDPGPGDSCDSLFAGMELVACPRLVGAGTAAEEPLPACQAPWTPSQRVAAKEPSGSEPSAFSFLNS, from the exons ATGGCGGCCACGGTGCCGCTGCGGGACCGCCTGAGCTTCCTGCACCGG cTCCCGATTCTCCTGAAGGGAACGTCGGATGACGACGTCCCGTGTCCAGGCTACCTGTTTGAGGAGATCACCA AGATCTCCCACGAGTCCCTGGGCAGCAGCCAGTGCCTCCTGGAGTACCTGCTGAGCCGTCTGCAGAGCGGCTCTGGCCGCGTGAAGCTCAAG GTACTGAAGATCATGCTGCACCTGTGTGGTCATGGCTCCTCGTCCTTCCTTCTCATCCTTAAGCGCAACCCCGCCTTCATCCAGGAAGCCGCAG GGCTGCTCCTCAGGGCCCTAGTAAGCCTTCCGCTCTTGGAAGGGCTGTGGGAGGACGGGACTGGTGAGGCCGTCGGGAGAGGTGGGGCTCTGGCCTGTCGTGATCCAGGCGACAg TTTTCACGGGACCCCCGGATCCTCTCCACGGGAACAGCTTGTACCAGAAGGTGCGGGCGGCTGCCCAG GACTTGGGGGCTGCCTTGTTCTCGGACGCCTTGtcacctctgcctccctcccagccgCCCAGGGCCCTGCCTCCAGCAGGTATGCAA GCATGGGCTCCCAGTCCAGGCCCCAGAGCGCCCTACAGGGCTTCGGCTACAGCAAGGAACGGGGCCACACAG GCTCTGCGGGAGAAGCCTTCCTGTCCACCATCCAGAAGGCCGCAGAGGTGGTGGCCAGCGCCATGCGCCCTGGGCCTGAGAGCCCCAGCTCCCAGAGGTCCCTTCTGCGAG CCATGAGACACCAGCCTGGGCAGGCCGGAGGCGGCTGGGATGAGCTGGACAGCAGCCCAAACTCTCAGGATTCTTCCCAGGAGAATGACGACCTGGGCAAGGCCTCAGACTCAGGTAGTCCGTCGGGCAGTGACAGCCCCTCAGGGGCCAGCCGGGCACCCAGCGACCTGGCAGAAAG GGTCGAGGCCATGACCCTGAGTGACTGCCAGCAGGAGCTGAGCCTGGTCCAGACCGTGACACGGGGGCCGCACTGCTTCCTGAGCCGAGAGGAGGTGCAGCACTTCGTCAAAGA GTGTGGACTCCTCAACTGTGAGGCCGTGCTGGAGCTGCTCATCCGCCACCTGGGCGCAACCAGCGAGCGCATGCAGATG AGAGCCCTGGGTGCCATCGCCTCCCTCGGGTGCACCGACCTGCTCTCCCAGGAGCGAGTCCTGCTCCTTGCCCGGCCTCGGCTGCAGGAGCTCAGCATGGGCAGCCCCGGACCCGTGACCAACAAGGCCACCAAG GTCACACGGCAGCTTGATGCCGGGAAAGTGCCCATTTGTGTGACAGCGGGTGGGGAGCAGGAGCGCTGCAGTTGGAATGACACGAGGACAGCT ATCCTGAGACACTTTGAAGCCTCCTGCCGACAGTGGCCCCCTGCCCGGAGGCCCCCAGCCGAGCCTGGCCCCGCAGTCACCCGTGTGGGCCCATCAGACCTGCTGACCGACACCCTGCCTTTCACCGAGGGCCAGGCCTTCCTGCAGCCTCTGAGTTCAGCTCTGTTTTCGTCCAAGGACACTGCTCCCCCATCGGGGCTGCAGCCCGGCCCTGTGCCCCCGACTTCCCTGGACGGCTGCCCCCTTCCAGCCCATGCAGATGCCAGGGAGGCCAAGACCAAACTGGCAGGTTCCAGAGAGCAGGAGGCTGGATCGGAGCGGGGCCCGTTCGGCACAGACACTGCAAAGGGAGGGCCAGAGCTTGACCCGGGCCCCGGGGATAGCTGTGACTCCTTGTTTGCTGGCATGGAACTGGTGGCCTGTCCCCGCCTGGTGGGGGCCGGGACTGCTGCAGAAGAGCCCCTCCCAGCCTGCCAGGCTCCCTGGACACCGTCACAGAGAGTGGCAGCAAAAGAACCTTCTGGCTCTGAGCCATCAGCTTTCTCATTCTTAAACTCATGA
- the TEPSIN gene encoding AP-4 complex accessory subunit tepsin isoform X1 gives MAATVPLRDRLSFLHRLPILLKGTSDDDVPCPGYLFEEITKISHESLGSSQCLLEYLLSRLQSGSGRVKLKVLKIMLHLCGHGSSSFLLILKRNPAFIQEAAGLLLRALVSLPLLEGLWEDGTGEAVGRGGALACRDPGDSFHGTPGSSPREQLVPEGAGGCPGLGGCLVLGRLVTSASLPAAQGPASSRYASMGSQSRPQSALQGFGYSKERGHTGSAGEAFLSTIQKAAEVVASAMRPGPESPSSQRSLLRGDAYQPAVTPSASLGPPTPGNPLPRAGPGARAMRHQPGQAGGGWDELDSSPNSQDSSQENDDLGKASDSGSPSGSDSPSGASRAPSDLAERVEAMTLSDCQQELSLVQTVTRGPHCFLSREEVQHFVKECGLLNCEAVLELLIRHLGATSERMQMRALGAIASLGCTDLLSQERVLLLARPRLQELSMGSPGPVTNKATKVTRQLDAGKVPICVTAGGEQERCSWNDTRTAILRHFEASCRQWPPARRPPAEPGPAVTRVGPSDLLTDTLPFTEGQAFLQPLSSALFSSKDTAPPSGLQPGPVPPTSLDGCPLPAHADAREAKTKLAGSREQEAGSERGPFGTDTAKGGPELDPGPGDSCDSLFAGMELVACPRLVGAGTAAEEPLPACQAPWTPSQRVAAKEPSGSEPSAFSFLNS, from the exons ATGGCGGCCACGGTGCCGCTGCGGGACCGCCTGAGCTTCCTGCACCGG cTCCCGATTCTCCTGAAGGGAACGTCGGATGACGACGTCCCGTGTCCAGGCTACCTGTTTGAGGAGATCACCA AGATCTCCCACGAGTCCCTGGGCAGCAGCCAGTGCCTCCTGGAGTACCTGCTGAGCCGTCTGCAGAGCGGCTCTGGCCGCGTGAAGCTCAAG GTACTGAAGATCATGCTGCACCTGTGTGGTCATGGCTCCTCGTCCTTCCTTCTCATCCTTAAGCGCAACCCCGCCTTCATCCAGGAAGCCGCAG GGCTGCTCCTCAGGGCCCTAGTAAGCCTTCCGCTCTTGGAAGGGCTGTGGGAGGACGGGACTGGTGAGGCCGTCGGGAGAGGTGGGGCTCTGGCCTGTCGTGATCCAGGCGACAg TTTTCACGGGACCCCCGGATCCTCTCCACGGGAACAGCTTGTACCAGAAGGTGCGGGCGGCTGCCCAG GACTTGGGGGCTGCCTTGTTCTCGGACGCCTTGtcacctctgcctccctcccagccgCCCAGGGCCCTGCCTCCAGCAGGTATGCAA GCATGGGCTCCCAGTCCAGGCCCCAGAGCGCCCTACAGGGCTTCGGCTACAGCAAGGAACGGGGCCACACAG GCTCTGCGGGAGAAGCCTTCCTGTCCACCATCCAGAAGGCCGCAGAGGTGGTGGCCAGCGCCATGCGCCCTGGGCCTGAGAGCCCCAGCTCCCAGAGGTCCCTTCTGCGAGGTGACGCCTACCAGCCAGCTGTGACACCTTCAGCCAGCCTCGGCCCCCCAACCCCCGGGAACCCTCTCCCCAGGGCCGGCCCAGGTGCCCGAG CCATGAGACACCAGCCTGGGCAGGCCGGAGGCGGCTGGGATGAGCTGGACAGCAGCCCAAACTCTCAGGATTCTTCCCAGGAGAATGACGACCTGGGCAAGGCCTCAGACTCAGGTAGTCCGTCGGGCAGTGACAGCCCCTCAGGGGCCAGCCGGGCACCCAGCGACCTGGCAGAAAG GGTCGAGGCCATGACCCTGAGTGACTGCCAGCAGGAGCTGAGCCTGGTCCAGACCGTGACACGGGGGCCGCACTGCTTCCTGAGCCGAGAGGAGGTGCAGCACTTCGTCAAAGA GTGTGGACTCCTCAACTGTGAGGCCGTGCTGGAGCTGCTCATCCGCCACCTGGGCGCAACCAGCGAGCGCATGCAGATG AGAGCCCTGGGTGCCATCGCCTCCCTCGGGTGCACCGACCTGCTCTCCCAGGAGCGAGTCCTGCTCCTTGCCCGGCCTCGGCTGCAGGAGCTCAGCATGGGCAGCCCCGGACCCGTGACCAACAAGGCCACCAAG GTCACACGGCAGCTTGATGCCGGGAAAGTGCCCATTTGTGTGACAGCGGGTGGGGAGCAGGAGCGCTGCAGTTGGAATGACACGAGGACAGCT ATCCTGAGACACTTTGAAGCCTCCTGCCGACAGTGGCCCCCTGCCCGGAGGCCCCCAGCCGAGCCTGGCCCCGCAGTCACCCGTGTGGGCCCATCAGACCTGCTGACCGACACCCTGCCTTTCACCGAGGGCCAGGCCTTCCTGCAGCCTCTGAGTTCAGCTCTGTTTTCGTCCAAGGACACTGCTCCCCCATCGGGGCTGCAGCCCGGCCCTGTGCCCCCGACTTCCCTGGACGGCTGCCCCCTTCCAGCCCATGCAGATGCCAGGGAGGCCAAGACCAAACTGGCAGGTTCCAGAGAGCAGGAGGCTGGATCGGAGCGGGGCCCGTTCGGCACAGACACTGCAAAGGGAGGGCCAGAGCTTGACCCGGGCCCCGGGGATAGCTGTGACTCCTTGTTTGCTGGCATGGAACTGGTGGCCTGTCCCCGCCTGGTGGGGGCCGGGACTGCTGCAGAAGAGCCCCTCCCAGCCTGCCAGGCTCCCTGGACACCGTCACAGAGAGTGGCAGCAAAAGAACCTTCTGGCTCTGAGCCATCAGCTTTCTCATTCTTAAACTCATGA
- the TEPSIN gene encoding AP-4 complex accessory subunit tepsin isoform X6, whose translation MAATVPLRDRLSFLHRLPILLKGTSDDDVPCPGYLFEEITKISHESLGSSQCLLEYLLSRLQSGSGRVKLKVLKIMLHLCGHGSSSFLLILKRNPAFIQEAAGLLLRALVSLPLLEGLWEDGTGEAVGRGGALACRDPGDSFHGTPGSSPREQLVPEGAGGCPGLGGCLVLGRLVTSASLPAAQGPASSRYASMGSQSRPQSALQGFGYSKERGHTGSAGEAFLSTIQKAAEVVASAMRPGPESPSSQRSLLRGDAYQPAVTPSASLGPPTPGNPLPRAGPGARAMRHQPGQAGGGWDELDSSPNSQDSSQENDDLGKASDSGSPSGSDSPSGASRAPSDLAERVEAMTLSDCQQELSLVQTVTRGPHCFLSREEVQHFVKECGLLNCEAVLELLIRHLGATSERMQMRALGAIASLGCTDLLSQERVLLLARPRLQELSMGSPGPVTNKATKLCPSGDSLSLMARLLWEALLDCLDASIPLFCTLGHSSWV comes from the exons ATGGCGGCCACGGTGCCGCTGCGGGACCGCCTGAGCTTCCTGCACCGG cTCCCGATTCTCCTGAAGGGAACGTCGGATGACGACGTCCCGTGTCCAGGCTACCTGTTTGAGGAGATCACCA AGATCTCCCACGAGTCCCTGGGCAGCAGCCAGTGCCTCCTGGAGTACCTGCTGAGCCGTCTGCAGAGCGGCTCTGGCCGCGTGAAGCTCAAG GTACTGAAGATCATGCTGCACCTGTGTGGTCATGGCTCCTCGTCCTTCCTTCTCATCCTTAAGCGCAACCCCGCCTTCATCCAGGAAGCCGCAG GGCTGCTCCTCAGGGCCCTAGTAAGCCTTCCGCTCTTGGAAGGGCTGTGGGAGGACGGGACTGGTGAGGCCGTCGGGAGAGGTGGGGCTCTGGCCTGTCGTGATCCAGGCGACAg TTTTCACGGGACCCCCGGATCCTCTCCACGGGAACAGCTTGTACCAGAAGGTGCGGGCGGCTGCCCAG GACTTGGGGGCTGCCTTGTTCTCGGACGCCTTGtcacctctgcctccctcccagccgCCCAGGGCCCTGCCTCCAGCAGGTATGCAA GCATGGGCTCCCAGTCCAGGCCCCAGAGCGCCCTACAGGGCTTCGGCTACAGCAAGGAACGGGGCCACACAG GCTCTGCGGGAGAAGCCTTCCTGTCCACCATCCAGAAGGCCGCAGAGGTGGTGGCCAGCGCCATGCGCCCTGGGCCTGAGAGCCCCAGCTCCCAGAGGTCCCTTCTGCGAGGTGACGCCTACCAGCCAGCTGTGACACCTTCAGCCAGCCTCGGCCCCCCAACCCCCGGGAACCCTCTCCCCAGGGCCGGCCCAGGTGCCCGAG CCATGAGACACCAGCCTGGGCAGGCCGGAGGCGGCTGGGATGAGCTGGACAGCAGCCCAAACTCTCAGGATTCTTCCCAGGAGAATGACGACCTGGGCAAGGCCTCAGACTCAGGTAGTCCGTCGGGCAGTGACAGCCCCTCAGGGGCCAGCCGGGCACCCAGCGACCTGGCAGAAAG GGTCGAGGCCATGACCCTGAGTGACTGCCAGCAGGAGCTGAGCCTGGTCCAGACCGTGACACGGGGGCCGCACTGCTTCCTGAGCCGAGAGGAGGTGCAGCACTTCGTCAAAGA GTGTGGACTCCTCAACTGTGAGGCCGTGCTGGAGCTGCTCATCCGCCACCTGGGCGCAACCAGCGAGCGCATGCAGATG AGAGCCCTGGGTGCCATCGCCTCCCTCGGGTGCACCGACCTGCTCTCCCAGGAGCGAGTCCTGCTCCTTGCCCGGCCTCGGCTGCAGGAGCTCAGCATGGGCAGCCCCGGACCCGTGACCAACAAGGCCACCAAG CTCTGCCCTTCGGGCGACTCGCTCTCCCTCATGGCTCGTCTCCTGTGGGAAGCCCTCCTCGACTGCTTGGATGCATCTATCCCTCTGTTCTGCACTCTGGGTCACAGCTCGTGGGTCTGA
- the TEPSIN gene encoding AP-4 complex accessory subunit tepsin isoform X4, whose translation MAATVPLRDRLSFLHRLPILLKGTSDDDVPCPGYLFEEITKISHESLGSSQCLLEYLLSRLQSGSGRVKLKVLKIMLHLCGHGSSSFLLILKRNPAFIQEAAVFTGPPDPLHGNSLYQKVRAAAQDLGAALFSDALSPLPPSQPPRALPPAGMGSQSRPQSALQGFGYSKERGHTGSAGEAFLSTIQKAAEVVASAMRPGPESPSSQRSLLRGDAYQPAVTPSASLGPPTPGNPLPRAGPGARAMRHQPGQAGGGWDELDSSPNSQDSSQENDDLGKASDSGSPSGSDSPSGASRAPSDLAERVEAMTLSDCQQELSLVQTVTRGPHCFLSREEVQHFVKECGLLNCEAVLELLIRHLGATSERMQMRALGAIASLGCTDLLSQERVLLLARPRLQELSMGSPGPVTNKATKVTRQLDAGKVPICVTAGGEQERCSWNDTRTAILRHFEASCRQWPPARRPPAEPGPAVTRVGPSDLLTDTLPFTEGQAFLQPLSSALFSSKDTAPPSGLQPGPVPPTSLDGCPLPAHADAREAKTKLAGSREQEAGSERGPFGTDTAKGGPELDPGPGDSCDSLFAGMELVACPRLVGAGTAAEEPLPACQAPWTPSQRVAAKEPSGSEPSAFSFLNS comes from the exons ATGGCGGCCACGGTGCCGCTGCGGGACCGCCTGAGCTTCCTGCACCGG cTCCCGATTCTCCTGAAGGGAACGTCGGATGACGACGTCCCGTGTCCAGGCTACCTGTTTGAGGAGATCACCA AGATCTCCCACGAGTCCCTGGGCAGCAGCCAGTGCCTCCTGGAGTACCTGCTGAGCCGTCTGCAGAGCGGCTCTGGCCGCGTGAAGCTCAAG GTACTGAAGATCATGCTGCACCTGTGTGGTCATGGCTCCTCGTCCTTCCTTCTCATCCTTAAGCGCAACCCCGCCTTCATCCAGGAAGCCGCAG TTTTCACGGGACCCCCGGATCCTCTCCACGGGAACAGCTTGTACCAGAAGGTGCGGGCGGCTGCCCAG GACTTGGGGGCTGCCTTGTTCTCGGACGCCTTGtcacctctgcctccctcccagccgCCCAGGGCCCTGCCTCCAGCAG GCATGGGCTCCCAGTCCAGGCCCCAGAGCGCCCTACAGGGCTTCGGCTACAGCAAGGAACGGGGCCACACAG GCTCTGCGGGAGAAGCCTTCCTGTCCACCATCCAGAAGGCCGCAGAGGTGGTGGCCAGCGCCATGCGCCCTGGGCCTGAGAGCCCCAGCTCCCAGAGGTCCCTTCTGCGAGGTGACGCCTACCAGCCAGCTGTGACACCTTCAGCCAGCCTCGGCCCCCCAACCCCCGGGAACCCTCTCCCCAGGGCCGGCCCAGGTGCCCGAG CCATGAGACACCAGCCTGGGCAGGCCGGAGGCGGCTGGGATGAGCTGGACAGCAGCCCAAACTCTCAGGATTCTTCCCAGGAGAATGACGACCTGGGCAAGGCCTCAGACTCAGGTAGTCCGTCGGGCAGTGACAGCCCCTCAGGGGCCAGCCGGGCACCCAGCGACCTGGCAGAAAG GGTCGAGGCCATGACCCTGAGTGACTGCCAGCAGGAGCTGAGCCTGGTCCAGACCGTGACACGGGGGCCGCACTGCTTCCTGAGCCGAGAGGAGGTGCAGCACTTCGTCAAAGA GTGTGGACTCCTCAACTGTGAGGCCGTGCTGGAGCTGCTCATCCGCCACCTGGGCGCAACCAGCGAGCGCATGCAGATG AGAGCCCTGGGTGCCATCGCCTCCCTCGGGTGCACCGACCTGCTCTCCCAGGAGCGAGTCCTGCTCCTTGCCCGGCCTCGGCTGCAGGAGCTCAGCATGGGCAGCCCCGGACCCGTGACCAACAAGGCCACCAAG GTCACACGGCAGCTTGATGCCGGGAAAGTGCCCATTTGTGTGACAGCGGGTGGGGAGCAGGAGCGCTGCAGTTGGAATGACACGAGGACAGCT ATCCTGAGACACTTTGAAGCCTCCTGCCGACAGTGGCCCCCTGCCCGGAGGCCCCCAGCCGAGCCTGGCCCCGCAGTCACCCGTGTGGGCCCATCAGACCTGCTGACCGACACCCTGCCTTTCACCGAGGGCCAGGCCTTCCTGCAGCCTCTGAGTTCAGCTCTGTTTTCGTCCAAGGACACTGCTCCCCCATCGGGGCTGCAGCCCGGCCCTGTGCCCCCGACTTCCCTGGACGGCTGCCCCCTTCCAGCCCATGCAGATGCCAGGGAGGCCAAGACCAAACTGGCAGGTTCCAGAGAGCAGGAGGCTGGATCGGAGCGGGGCCCGTTCGGCACAGACACTGCAAAGGGAGGGCCAGAGCTTGACCCGGGCCCCGGGGATAGCTGTGACTCCTTGTTTGCTGGCATGGAACTGGTGGCCTGTCCCCGCCTGGTGGGGGCCGGGACTGCTGCAGAAGAGCCCCTCCCAGCCTGCCAGGCTCCCTGGACACCGTCACAGAGAGTGGCAGCAAAAGAACCTTCTGGCTCTGAGCCATCAGCTTTCTCATTCTTAAACTCATGA
- the TEPSIN gene encoding AP-4 complex accessory subunit tepsin isoform X2 — protein sequence MAATVPLRDRLSFLHRLPILLKGTSDDDVPCPGYLFEEITKISHESLGSSQCLLEYLLSRLQSGSGRVKLKVLKIMLHLCGHGSSSFLLILKRNPAFIQEAAGLLLRALVSLPLLEGLWEDGTGEAVGRGGALACRDPGDSFHGTPGSSPREQLVPEGAGGCPGLGGCLVLGRLVTSASLPAAQGPASSRYASMGSQSRPQSALQGFGYSKERGHTGSAGEAFLSTIQKAAEVVASAMRPGPESPSSQRSLLRGDAYQPAVTPSASLGPPTPGNPLPRAGPGARAMRHQPGQAGGGWDELDSSPNSQDSSQENDDLGKASDSGSPSGSDSPSGASRAPSDLAERVEAMTLSDCQQELSLVQTVTRGPHCFLSREEVQHFVKECGLLNCEAVLELLIRHLGATSERMQMRALGAIASLGCTDLLSQERVLLLARPRLQELSMGSPGPVTNKATKILRHFEASCRQWPPARRPPAEPGPAVTRVGPSDLLTDTLPFTEGQAFLQPLSSALFSSKDTAPPSGLQPGPVPPTSLDGCPLPAHADAREAKTKLAGSREQEAGSERGPFGTDTAKGGPELDPGPGDSCDSLFAGMELVACPRLVGAGTAAEEPLPACQAPWTPSQRVAAKEPSGSEPSAFSFLNS from the exons ATGGCGGCCACGGTGCCGCTGCGGGACCGCCTGAGCTTCCTGCACCGG cTCCCGATTCTCCTGAAGGGAACGTCGGATGACGACGTCCCGTGTCCAGGCTACCTGTTTGAGGAGATCACCA AGATCTCCCACGAGTCCCTGGGCAGCAGCCAGTGCCTCCTGGAGTACCTGCTGAGCCGTCTGCAGAGCGGCTCTGGCCGCGTGAAGCTCAAG GTACTGAAGATCATGCTGCACCTGTGTGGTCATGGCTCCTCGTCCTTCCTTCTCATCCTTAAGCGCAACCCCGCCTTCATCCAGGAAGCCGCAG GGCTGCTCCTCAGGGCCCTAGTAAGCCTTCCGCTCTTGGAAGGGCTGTGGGAGGACGGGACTGGTGAGGCCGTCGGGAGAGGTGGGGCTCTGGCCTGTCGTGATCCAGGCGACAg TTTTCACGGGACCCCCGGATCCTCTCCACGGGAACAGCTTGTACCAGAAGGTGCGGGCGGCTGCCCAG GACTTGGGGGCTGCCTTGTTCTCGGACGCCTTGtcacctctgcctccctcccagccgCCCAGGGCCCTGCCTCCAGCAGGTATGCAA GCATGGGCTCCCAGTCCAGGCCCCAGAGCGCCCTACAGGGCTTCGGCTACAGCAAGGAACGGGGCCACACAG GCTCTGCGGGAGAAGCCTTCCTGTCCACCATCCAGAAGGCCGCAGAGGTGGTGGCCAGCGCCATGCGCCCTGGGCCTGAGAGCCCCAGCTCCCAGAGGTCCCTTCTGCGAGGTGACGCCTACCAGCCAGCTGTGACACCTTCAGCCAGCCTCGGCCCCCCAACCCCCGGGAACCCTCTCCCCAGGGCCGGCCCAGGTGCCCGAG CCATGAGACACCAGCCTGGGCAGGCCGGAGGCGGCTGGGATGAGCTGGACAGCAGCCCAAACTCTCAGGATTCTTCCCAGGAGAATGACGACCTGGGCAAGGCCTCAGACTCAGGTAGTCCGTCGGGCAGTGACAGCCCCTCAGGGGCCAGCCGGGCACCCAGCGACCTGGCAGAAAG GGTCGAGGCCATGACCCTGAGTGACTGCCAGCAGGAGCTGAGCCTGGTCCAGACCGTGACACGGGGGCCGCACTGCTTCCTGAGCCGAGAGGAGGTGCAGCACTTCGTCAAAGA GTGTGGACTCCTCAACTGTGAGGCCGTGCTGGAGCTGCTCATCCGCCACCTGGGCGCAACCAGCGAGCGCATGCAGATG AGAGCCCTGGGTGCCATCGCCTCCCTCGGGTGCACCGACCTGCTCTCCCAGGAGCGAGTCCTGCTCCTTGCCCGGCCTCGGCTGCAGGAGCTCAGCATGGGCAGCCCCGGACCCGTGACCAACAAGGCCACCAAG ATCCTGAGACACTTTGAAGCCTCCTGCCGACAGTGGCCCCCTGCCCGGAGGCCCCCAGCCGAGCCTGGCCCCGCAGTCACCCGTGTGGGCCCATCAGACCTGCTGACCGACACCCTGCCTTTCACCGAGGGCCAGGCCTTCCTGCAGCCTCTGAGTTCAGCTCTGTTTTCGTCCAAGGACACTGCTCCCCCATCGGGGCTGCAGCCCGGCCCTGTGCCCCCGACTTCCCTGGACGGCTGCCCCCTTCCAGCCCATGCAGATGCCAGGGAGGCCAAGACCAAACTGGCAGGTTCCAGAGAGCAGGAGGCTGGATCGGAGCGGGGCCCGTTCGGCACAGACACTGCAAAGGGAGGGCCAGAGCTTGACCCGGGCCCCGGGGATAGCTGTGACTCCTTGTTTGCTGGCATGGAACTGGTGGCCTGTCCCCGCCTGGTGGGGGCCGGGACTGCTGCAGAAGAGCCCCTCCCAGCCTGCCAGGCTCCCTGGACACCGTCACAGAGAGTGGCAGCAAAAGAACCTTCTGGCTCTGAGCCATCAGCTTTCTCATTCTTAAACTCATGA